The Apus apus isolate bApuApu2 chromosome 1, bApuApu2.pri.cur, whole genome shotgun sequence nucleotide sequence GATCTGCAATATGGAGTTATCATCTTTAGCACAGGGCCCAGGCAGGCTTCAAGTGTGTGACTTCCATGCGTGCTGCTCCTACTAATGCCAACAGCAGATGAACAAGCAGGTGGCATGCAGGAAGATGCTGTGAGATTTCTAACACAAATCAGAAGAGAGGAATTTCTGCCCACAGTTATTATGGTCACAAACCTACATTTGTACCTATTTCTCCCTTTGCATCCCTTCAAATCAAATTAAGTCAGGTTTCCTAATTAAATCAAGCCACATAACTATGTTGGCTGCAGTCAGTCCCAATTTGAGTTTCATCCTCAGCATATCTATTCATATCTAGAATAAGTTAAACTCCAATCCAGTAGTTTCACAAGCTCTGCCTTTAAAACTATGACTTGAAAATGACCCTGTACCATCCAACAGCATTGCTCACACAAAACAATGGTGCAGCAATGCTCTGCTTGGTCTCCCTCTACTCTTTTCTGACAGCTGTTGATACGATATATGgacccagcaggagcagaataAGACAGAGGGCTACTAGTGGCTAGAGCAGCAGAAGTCTTCTAGAAATACAGTAGGAAGCTCCATTCGATAAACTGAATGCCACTTAGGAAAGTTTCTCACACACACCctcccccctcaaaaaaaaaattccttccctccagcctaataaacaataaaatcaCGCAGCTCAAAGCCCTTCCTGTATTCCCACCCAgtcacttccaaccccaaaTGAAGAAGTTTATTGCTGCCAACTCAACCAAGTCAGCTGGTCTCTCAAAATCTAGTTGTATCCTTTCTGCTTCACAGTTTGTAATTACCTACACAGGTTCTAGACTCAGTGCTTATCTGTGAAATTCATGGATGTGGTGTAAGGAAGAACAGTTACAGCTGTACTACCTGCAAAGCAAATGAATGAATGCACGCATGcacgcagacacacacacacacaaagcatcTGCAACCTCATCAGACATGTCTCTGGTTGCACATACAGAGCAGGCCACCTGCAGGTGCTCCTCTGATCAGTGGTGTACCACCAcccacaatttaaaaattgttggTCTAAGTTGCACCTGTCACTCCtaatcacatttatttttataattatccAAGTAATCAGAGCTTGGAACGTGTTAAACCTACCTGGTTTTAAGCAAACAATTGCCAGGACAGTATAGCTTGTACAATTCACTTAAAACACGTAACTGCTGTACCTCAAATGAGATCTCACAGTTTTAGCTCCCACTATAAATCATCCTACGCGCATAACACCTGCTACTCCAACAAAAGAGTATATTAAAAGGCTTGTTTGTCTAAGGAACACctgcaaacacaaacacaggTCATATGCCTTTCTGTGTACTAGAAATTACACTGTCACTCATATTTAAGTAAGATATACATTCCCTTCTATCTTTGCATAAAGGATATACAACCCCAGGGGCACAGAGCATCCACATATCCTCTTCAGTTTGCAGTGAGTAGAATATCCCTTCAATATTACCTGTCCCAAAGGAAAGCAGcccttttttttcaaatagtcATTATTCAATACCAAACAAAAGCGATATAAAAGGTATCTTTATCAAGATATAGTTGATCTGTTCCCATCAACAGGTGGGTTATGAAGAGCATCTGTACCCTGGAGGTCTCGTGAGCATCACCCAACTAGTAGCAGTATAGGTAGTCTAAAGTTAGAACTGAAGCTCCAATCTTCATCTCACCTCTTGTGTGTGAGACTGCCTTGACTACACAACTCAGGAATGTTGTCTGCCGACAGCTGGGAGATCGGAGCAGTACAGAACTGAAGGAAGGCCATGCAAGTACAACCTCCTGTGCTACTGAGATTCCACTGAAGCACACAGGGCAACACAAATCCAGTGTTTTAAATGAACTGGTGTCCAGCTTTCAACAAATGGAATTTACCTTGAGGTTTGGGTTTGGTAAGCTTCCCACAGGGCTTTGAGATTGTGACAGTCTTCTGGCAGTCAGCATTATGAAGGGCTCTCTTTAGGTTCCCAGTTCGAGTCTTCAAGGCAGTATTCAAGTCACATTCTCCCCAGGCCTGGAACTGGTATTTGCACTCTGCTGCAATGAGTAAATAAATGGCAATATTTAAACCAGGATGATTgagtgagaaaacaaaaatgttatgaGTCTACTAGGATATCATGGACAGCCATTGCTTGTAGAAAAAAGGATCATgcaactgaagaaagaaaacccaagaaaaacTTAAAGATGATTTGCAGTGATAATTGCAGCCTCTGCCCCCCCAAATATATAACAATGGAACCCTCTTGCTTTTGCATGGATATTATATTATTgtcatataaagaaaaatattttcaactgtGAAGatacctatttaaaaaaaaaaaaaaaaaaaaagaaacaacagcagtGGGAAATACCATTCACATTCTATAAGTTTGTTCCTCCATTTGTTTGATGTCAAAGGTTACCAAATAAGATGGAATAGTTTAAAGAACTACGTGTAACTATAAATTTGTCAGGTCTGATTGCCTTGGTAAGGTCCCAATTACATCAAAGCCATACAAGCTGTTTACTAGGAAAAAGCCAAGTTTGCAAGAGTAATCAGATCTGACTGCTGGACAGACATCTTGTCCAGGACAGATCTGATGTATCTTTCTGAACTGTTACAGATGAACCTTCTGAGCTGAGTAATATAGATGAAATACACTGGTCTTCATTCACTCCTTTCAGTGCTCACACTGGTAGCCACTCATGCTTCATGCTGCAAATCATGAAGGTCTGCACATCACAAGGTCACATAAAGCCTGTAGTAGCCACCACTGAGATTCACAGCTGTGAGTGAACACATGACACTTATATTGATGTCTTAAATAGGGTTGTACAcctcaggagagcagatttcagcATGCTGTTGGAAGACGGaatttacaataaataaaaaccaaagaaaatccTTTGAGAGAGTGATGCTTACCTCCAAATTGCTTCTTCCAGTTGCAGGGAATCTTACACTTCTGAGTCTTGGTGGTTTGTTTGCATTCAGCTCCAGTGCGAGTGCCCTCACGCGTCCCCAGGCCACAGTCACCACTGGTGGGCACACAGACGCTCCACTGCCATTCCCCACAGTCAGACTTCTTCGCCTTTTTCTCTGGATGAGGACAAGGAACAAAACCCAAGCAAGAGAAGCAGTCAGTACCCAGAGCCCATGGAGAAGGTCCCTAAATGTCACTAAATAGTCATAGCACCTGAAAGGGTGAATAATGAAGGCATTAGTAAAACAATTGCTTCAAAAGCAAAAGGTCTGGTATCCTCTTCCCAGTCAGCCTCTTTGACTCCAAAGCCAGGCAAATAATTCAAATTCAGGTCCACTACTATGTCTACTAGTCCACTTAGATATTCTCAAATGGATTCTCATCTTCAGAACAGGGAAGCAGCTAGAAACACTCAGGGACCACTGACCAAAACATGCAGGCGGGCTCACTCAGAAAGGGCACTCCACTGCCTCCAGTAGCCAATggcatgcaaatattttcagttccaACTGAACAAGACTACACACTATACAGATTACAAATGTACGTGTTGACCTTGTGTATCAGAGGatttgagcacctccagggaacAGTGCACAAACTTTTCACTTGGCATTCCATACCATAGTTTATGTCAGAATATGACCAAAACTccaaaggcaaagaaaaaactATATGGAAAAGTACACTCAAAATGCTGGTAATATAGGTGGGTTTGCTGCTTAGGGACAAAAGTGAGGATTATTACTTCATTTAAATCCTTCAGCCCAAGTCTGATGAGAACAGACAGCAATGTTATCAAACTTAAGGTTCACAGAGATGTTTAGTTAGGCCCCAAATACATCACATCTAAATAGCTTTAAATGACCTTATATAAAATAGTTTTCCTTCTACCTTTTGTATATTTACTTTCACATTTTCTCATATTTCCACAAAGCCACATTGGTTAgaaacaccttttctttttttctttagtgggAACACTAATGCTGACAGACTAACAAGTCCTATTAACTGGTGTGTAAGTAGCCTCTAGATAATAAGATCTTAAGAAAACCACCAAAAGATGTGTTccttaaaaatgtcaaaactgAGTTTCTTAGATATGAATTTTCCACCCCAGGCCTATCTCCCCTATAATGAGGCTTGAGCTCATCACTGACAGAAAGCAATTACCACTGGATGTCCGGCTGCCTATCTGCGGCAGCGAGTTAGTGCAATTCTTTGTCAGAGGATTTCCACATCACACAGCATTAGTGTAGCATTGTCATTACAGTGAACAAGTGACATAACTGCTCTTTCATCACTTCAGTTTCATTCTCCCTAAGTCAAGCAGGAACCTATTCCCAGAGTAAATTTTAAGCTGCCTTGCAATACTCAGTCTGGGATGATCTAAGAACTTCAGCCTCTGGGGCTGTCAAGCTGCCAGCT carries:
- the PTN gene encoding pleiotrophin, with the protein product MQLQQQQRRMFTAALLALVFILAAVSTTEAGKKEKPEKKAKKSDCGEWQWSVCVPTSGDCGLGTREGTRTGAECKQTTKTQKCKIPCNWKKQFGAECKYQFQAWGECDLNTALKTRTGNLKRALHNADCQKTVTISKPCGKLTKPKPQESKKKKKEGKKQEKMLD